The Thermoanaerobacterium thermosaccharolyticum DSM 571 region ATCCGGATCCTGAAAAAAGAGCTTATATAAATAATCACACTAAGAAATGCATTGATGCTGCAGTTATGTTAGGTACATCTATGGTTGGAACTTTTATAGGTAGAGATCCCAATAAAAATTTGAAGGAGAATTTTGATGAATTTGAAAAAGTCTTTAGCGATATTGTTAGTTATGCAGAGAGCAAAGGTGTAAAGATTATAATCGAAAATTGTCCTATGGAAGGATGGCAGAAAGAAGGACTTCCCGGTACAATATCATTTACTCCTGAGCTTTGGGAAGAGATGTTTAGGCGAATCCCGTCTATGAGTTTTGGACTTAATTTGGATCCATCCCACCTTTTGTTTCAGCTAATTGATTATGTAAAAGTTGTGCCAGCATTTAAGGATAGAATTTTCCACGTACATGCGAAAGACGCAGAAATCTTCAAAGATAAGCTTGAGTGGTATGGTGTATTTAACAGGCAATTTCATAAAAAAGGCGAAACAGGCTATTGGAGGTTTAGAATGCCAGGCCTTGGCCAAGTAGATTGGGATAGATTTATAAAGGCGCTAAAAGACATAGGCTACGATGGCGTTATAAGTATTGAGCATGAAGATCCATTGTACGAGGGAAGCGAAGAAAAGGTAAAAGAGGGATTAAAACTAGGTTATAATCATTTAAAGCAATTCATATAAAATAGTTTAGACAAGTAGTTTAATCTACTTGTCTATAAAATGTTTTTATTTAAAATTACAATAGGAGGTAGTAAGATGCCAATTAAACTTGGAATAATAGGTTA contains the following coding sequences:
- a CDS encoding sugar phosphate isomerase/epimerase family protein, whose protein sequence is MYLGFLTVCLGNMPLKDKAKWASENGFKSLEIACWPHVNSRDYSSCDIDVETLTEEEAEEIKKYMKDYGLSISSLAYYDNNLDPDPEKRAYINNHTKKCIDAAVMLGTSMVGTFIGRDPNKNLKENFDEFEKVFSDIVSYAESKGVKIIIENCPMEGWQKEGLPGTISFTPELWEEMFRRIPSMSFGLNLDPSHLLFQLIDYVKVVPAFKDRIFHVHAKDAEIFKDKLEWYGVFNRQFHKKGETGYWRFRMPGLGQVDWDRFIKALKDIGYDGVISIEHEDPLYEGSEEKVKEGLKLGYNHLKQFI